A stretch of Candidatus Nanogingivalaceae bacterium DNA encodes these proteins:
- a CDS encoding ABC transporter permease — protein sequence MTKMGFFDKRNRVLLAELVKTDFKLRYQGSVLGILWSVLKPLMIFVVMYFVFVKFLRITDPSIPNYAITLLLGLSLWAFFTEAVTLGMTSIVSRGDLMRKINFPKYIVILSSMVSALISLSINLLVVLAFAIFAGVKYHLTVLWLPFNIILLFAVAFGLALILSTLYVKFRDVSHIWEVFMQILVYSMPIMYPISMVSKVSIFGVSVAKLMMLNPIALAIQDIRHNLIALETPTFWTLFQNYWIAIIPISLAIFLVVFGLWYFNKNSKKFAEIM from the coding sequence ATGACTAAAATGGGATTTTTTGATAAGAGAAACCGAGTCTTACTTGCGGAGCTCGTTAAAACAGATTTTAAATTAAGGTACCAAGGGTCGGTTTTAGGGATTCTATGGTCGGTATTAAAACCGCTTATGATTTTTGTGGTGATGTACTTTGTTTTTGTTAAATTTTTGCGAATTACTGACCCTTCAATTCCTAACTATGCAATTACATTACTTTTGGGTCTTTCGCTTTGGGCGTTCTTTACTGAAGCTGTAACATTAGGAATGACGTCTATTGTTTCTCGCGGTGATTTGATGCGGAAAATTAATTTTCCAAAATACATCGTGATTCTTTCTTCGATGGTGAGTGCTTTAATCTCGCTTTCGATAAATCTTCTAGTAGTGCTAGCGTTTGCAATATTTGCAGGGGTGAAGTATCACCTAACAGTTTTATGGCTACCTTTTAACATCATTCTGTTATTTGCAGTTGCTTTTGGTCTTGCGTTGATCTTGTCGACTCTATATGTTAAATTCCGCGATGTTTCGCATATCTGGGAAGTTTTTATGCAGATTCTGGTATATTCAATGCCGATTATGTACCCAATTTCAATGGTATCAAAAGTCTCAATTTTTGGCGTATCAGTTGCGAAATTAATGATGCTTAATCCAATAGCGCTAGCAATCCAGGATATTCGCCATAATTTAATTGCACTAGAAACGCCAACTTTTTGGACACTATTCCAAAATTATTGGATAGCAATAATTCCAATTTCGCTAGCAATATTTTTGGTTGTTTTCGGACTTTGGTATTTTAATAAAAATTCAAAGAAATTTGCGGAGATTATGTAA